Below is a window of Desmonostoc muscorum LEGE 12446 DNA.
CCAGATATTACCTCTATCTGCTTCAGCGAGAAGTTCCAGTAAACCCGCCGCAAGACTGATCAGGCCTCTAATTAAGTTCTCAATCCACTCAAGTATCCCTGCGACTACACCAAGAACAAAATCAGCGATCGCGTTACCTGTTCTCAGATAACTGAAAACATCATCAACTAGCGATCGCTGTATAACTATTTCATCTTTTGCGCTTTGTTGAACTGGTTGTTGATCGACGGATTCTGTCTTTCTCGATACTTGACCTGGTAGCAATTGGGTCAGCGATTCTTCAGTGTCAGCTTCACCACCCTTTTGACGTTGCACATTCTGTGGAAAACTTCCCACTGGAGGCTCAAGCCAATCTTTGGAAGTAGGTGATGCCTTGCCAACCTGGTTACCCAAAATTTCTGGTTTTGGAGTTTGCATCACTTGATCTGCTACCTGTTCCGCTTCTTGCTCAAACGGATCGGAGGGATCGCTAATGGAAATCCCCTCTGCTGTCGGTGTGCCTGCCACAGCTCCATTTGCCTGCTGTACGGTATGCACCACCTCATGGGCAATCAGATGCCGTCCCTCTGTGGAAGTTGGGTTGTAGCTACCGGAACTAAAGAAAATATCCTGACCTGTGGTGAAGGCAACTGCATTCACCGATTGAGAAAGTTGATCTGCCTCGCTATCGGTATGGATTCGCACGTTGGATAAATCTGCCCCTAAATGCGGCTCCAAATGCTGCTGAACCCCATGATCCAGTCTGCTGCCGCTACCGGATGCCGCATCGATGCGTTGGGCGATCGCCCCCTGTGCAGCTGTGTCAGCGCCATCGTCCTGCCGCTGAATCATCCGCTGACCCGGTAGGGGTTCCGGCTGCGGAGGACCGCCGATGGCACTGGGAGAAGATGGACCAAAACCCAGACTAGCCGGTAGCAATCGTCCGATATCAAGGTGCATCCCCAGCATCAGATTATCACCACCCGTATTCAGTTCCAGGTGCAACCAGTTGACTCCGGGAACAGGCAGTACTTGTCCATTGAGTTTGTCTAACGCAAATCGTCGAGCCTCTGGATTAGAGAAAACCCCGGTCAGCACACCTGCGCCAATTAACACTGTTGTACTCACCACACCAATCTGCTCACCCGTGTTCAGCCGCGACCAGTCTTGAGTAATACGCTCGCTCGCTTGGGTTCGTAGGGAAATAAGTCCGCTATTAATTGCCGGAACAGCCATAATCGCCCGCAACAAATCCCCTGTGGTGGCATTTTTGGGCGGATTAGGATCTGGATCTGCACTTGCAGGTGGGGGAGAAGCGGCTGGAGGGGTTGCTTGTCTAAGAATTAGATCCGAGCCGTTGGTTTCCTCAGATGGAGAGGAAGCTGTTTGAGTCGGTGATAGAGTGGCAAACAGATTGGTTGTTGAGGTTGTATTGTCGGGTGGGTTGGGGGGTTATCTGAAATAGGCAATCCGCTCAGGTCGATTTGCCCCAGAGCCGATTCAATGGTTTCGGGAACCAACTGCTGCTCCAACTGTTCCAGGGCGAAGTCCTGTATCTTTGGATCGGGGCTGGGACTGGAATCCTGCGCCGTTTGATTTGTAGTGGTAGTAGGCTGTGGCGAAGGAGGAGTCTGTTGACCGTTGGCAGGAGGCTGTAGACTATTGGTTTCATCTCGTTGGATGATATTATCTTCCTGTTTGGCAGCATATTTGGGGGATAGGTTTTCCCTGAGCGATCGCATTACCACAGCCTCGTTTGACTCTGGAATTTGCATTGGCATCACTTCATCCACAGCCCAATCAGCTTGTTGTTCGTAGAGGCTTTGTGGCTGACTCACCCTCATTTGAGCTTGCACTGGCAACATCGAAATGTCGCTAAAATCGTCATCTCGATCGAGAGGATCTCTGAATTGACTCGTTGAGAGTTTTGCCTGTGGACGGAATGAGATTCGACTAATATCGTGTGCCAGAGGCTCTTGTTTGAAAGCTTCTCCCTCCAGGGACTGCTGATGAGCAGACTCAGTATCTTGCTGGTTTGATGACTCCTGAGCTGATGATTCTGGCAAAGCAGTATTTGGCTGTAAACCAAAACTAGGCGTGGGATTCGCCAATGTTGGGGTCGTTGGTGAGACAAGCGAGGGATTGGGAACAGTTGATTTATCGCCCTTTTTGGGGTGTATCTTTGTGTGATTGCTCATCCCACTCAATCCCCTGTGTTACACAATGTTGATAAATAATACCCACGATACAACTTCTCAAAACCCTGCCATATTGGACTAAAGTCTAATGTTTGCCTGTTCATACAGCAGTTTTCATGTATTTGAACCACATCTGTTGTAGGGGCACAGCATTGCTGTGCCCCTACCGCGTGGTCTATTTACCTGAAAATAGCTGTAAATCCAAAATTCAAAATCTAAAATAGTTAAGCCCGTGCTAATAAAGGAGCAGCATCTAGTAAGGTTTTGGTATAGGGGTGCTGAGGATTGGCAAAAATCTTTTTAGTATCACCGAGTTCAACAATTTTACCGCCGTTCATCACGGCAATGCGATCGCACAAAAATCTAGCTAACCAAAGATCGTGAGTGATGAACAGATAAGTTAACTCAAATTCTTCTTTTAATTGCAACATCAAATCTAGCACTTGTGACTGCACGCTAGCGTCTAACATACTCACCGGTTCATCGCAAATCAAAAGTTTCGGGTGAGTAATCAAAGCACGAGCGATCGCTACTCTTTGTTGTTGTCCTCCAGATAAATCTGATGGATAACGTTCATAATATATTTCTGGCGGTGTTAAGCCAACTTTTTCTAACATCCACAAAACTTGTTCTTTCGCTTTCACAGGATTGGCAAGATTGTGAATAAATAAAGGATCGGCTATACTTTGTCCCACTGTCATCGCTGGATTAAGACAAGCATGAGGGTCTTGAAACACCATTTGGATTTGTCGCCGTGAAGACCGAATTTCTTGAGGCGACAGTTTAGTTAAATCCTGTCCTAAAAACTCAACTTTCCCAGAGGTGGGACGAATTAGTTGCAAAATTGTCCGTGATAATGTACTTTTACCGCAACCTGATTCCCCAACTAAGCCAAGAATTTCTCCGGGATAAAGATCCAGATTAATACCATCTACTGCTTTAATTGTCTCTGATTGTCTGTTAAATAGTCTTTCAATAAAGTTAGGTTCTATAGTGTAATATTGTTTGAGATCCGTGACACTCAAAATCGGAGATTTCTCTTTAATATTCGCTAACTGCTTTTCCTCCCCAGTCCCCAGTCCCCAGTCCCCAGTCCCTATTTCATCCACTGCTTGAATATGTAAAGCTGCTTTCAGGAGCGATCGCGTGTATTCATGTTGCGGTTGTCTAAATACACTTTCTGTGGTGCCCATTTCCACCATTTTACCGTGATACATGACGCCAATGCGATCGCAATACTCAGCTACCATTGCTAAATCATGAGATATCAGCAGCAATCCCATGTTTTCTTCACTACACAGCCGAGTTAATTCTTTTAATATCTGCGCGGAAACGGTAACATCTAAACTTGTCGTGGGTTCATCTGCAACAATCAACTTGGGATTGAGAAGTAAAGCTAAAGCGATCGCTACCCGTTGTCGCATTCCACCGCTAAATTCGTGAGGATACTGATTCCAGCGACTCGCGGGAATATTTACCTTTGCCAATGTTGCAAGTGCTTTTTCTTTGGCTTGCGGTGCTGATAATTCCGGTGAGTGCGCTTGCAGAGTTTCGATACAATGCTTACCAATAGTCATCAGCGGATCGAGGCGTGTCATCGGATCTTGAAAAATTAAGGCGATCGCTTCTCCGCGAAATTTCCGCAACTGGTTAGGCGTTAAATCAAATACTGACTGTCCCTGAAATGTCACCCGTCCCTCAACGCGACTAGAAGCTGGTAGCAAGCGCATTACTGCACGTCCAATAGTTGACTTCCCACAACCCGACTCTCCTACCAATCCCATTTTTTCACCTCGTTGCAAGGTGAAAGATACATCATCAACTGCCCAGCTTGGTGCTTCTCCACTTCGTTGAGGATAGGCAACTCGGAGATTTTCGATACAAAATAAGGCTTCACTCATACTTAGTTATCAGCCCTGAGCTAGCAGCTGCGATAATTTCAAATTTTAGATAGTTTAGCAGATTATTTTCAGACCTTCCTTGTGCAAATATAGCGATCGGCTTTTATTTTTGAACTCATTTACGTAGGTAGGGAGTGGGGAGTAGGGAGTAGTGAATAGGGAATCAGCCTTTTTCAGAGGGCGAGTTTGTTCAAAAATCAAATAGGAGTCCTATATCTTGAATATATTAGCGATATTAGCGATCGCTTGGATGACAGTTCTACAGCTTAACAGGGAATAGGAAATAGGCAAGAGGCAATTAATCTTTCCCTACTCCCTACTCCCTACTCCCTAT
It encodes the following:
- a CDS encoding dipeptide ABC transporter ATP-binding protein, which translates into the protein MSEALFCIENLRVAYPQRSGEAPSWAVDDVSFTLQRGEKMGLVGESGCGKSTIGRAVMRLLPASSRVEGRVTFQGQSVFDLTPNQLRKFRGEAIALIFQDPMTRLDPLMTIGKHCIETLQAHSPELSAPQAKEKALATLAKVNIPASRWNQYPHEFSGGMRQRVAIALALLLNPKLIVADEPTTSLDVTVSAQILKELTRLCSEENMGLLLISHDLAMVAEYCDRIGVMYHGKMVEMGTTESVFRQPQHEYTRSLLKAALHIQAVDEIGTGDWGLGTGEEKQLANIKEKSPILSVTDLKQYYTIEPNFIERLFNRQSETIKAVDGINLDLYPGEILGLVGESGCGKSTLSRTILQLIRPTSGKVEFLGQDLTKLSPQEIRSSRRQIQMVFQDPHACLNPAMTVGQSIADPLFIHNLANPVKAKEQVLWMLEKVGLTPPEIYYERYPSDLSGGQQQRVAIARALITHPKLLICDEPVSMLDASVQSQVLDLMLQLKEEFELTYLFITHDLWLARFLCDRIAVMNGGKIVELGDTKKIFANPQHPYTKTLLDAAPLLARA